In the genome of Amblyraja radiata isolate CabotCenter1 unplaced genomic scaffold, sAmbRad1.1.pri S31, whole genome shotgun sequence, one region contains:
- the LOC116969368 gene encoding gastrula zinc finger protein XlCGF8.2DB-like has product QVHTGEKPYGCFTCGKSFSRLSGLRVHQQVHSSERPFTCSDCGKGFKLSPELNVHRRLHTGERPYTCSNCGKGFTQTQNLRLHQCTHIGERPFTCAQCGKGFTSSTSLLSHQRVHSSKRHFGCSDCGKDFKGAQNLKIHQRVHTGQKPYGCSTCGKSFARSSGLWRHRQVHGSEWPFTCSDCGKGFKSSTNLTVHWCLHTGEQPDTCSDCGMGFTRSTSLVLHQHTHTGERPFTCAQCVKGFINSSNLLFHQRVHAYDRPVSSPVCEESFAMDSHTSGHSRVLRHHRRAHAG; this is encoded by the exons caggttcacacgggcgagaagccctatggctgcttcacctgtggcaagagcttttcccggttgtcggggctgcgggtgcaccagcaggtaCACAGCAGTgaacggcccttcacctgctccgactgcggaaaAGGTTTCAAGTTGTCGCCGGAACTGAatgtgcacaggcgcctgcacaccggggagcgaccctacacctgcagcaactgcggcaagggcttcacccagaccCAAAACCTGCGGTTGCACCAGTGCACCCAcatcggcgagcgccccttcacatgcgcccagtgcggcaagggcttcaccagctccaccagcctgctgtcccaccagcgggtgcactccAGCAAGAGGCACTTtggctgctccgactgcggcaaggacTTCAAGGGGGCGCAAAATCTGAagatccaccagcgggtgcacacgggccagaagccctatggctgctccacctgtggcaagagtTTTGCCCGGTCGTCAGGGCTATGGCGGCACCGGCAGGTGCACGGCAGTGagtggcccttcacctgctccgattgcggcaaaggcttcaaatcGTCCACGAACCTGACGGTTCACTGGTGCCTGCACACTGGGGAGCAGCccgacacctgcagcgactgcggcatgggcttcacccgctccaccagcCTGGTgctgcaccagcacacccacaccggcgagcgacccttcacctgcgcccagtgcgtcaAGGGCTTCAtcaactcctccaacctgctgttccaccagcgggtgcacgcgtaCGACCGCCCCGTCTCCAGCCCGGTGTGTGAAGAGAGTTTTGCCATGGACtcccacaccagtggcca ctcgcgggtgtTGCGGCATCACCGACGGGCCCACGCCGGCTag